A region of Scleropages formosus chromosome 2, fSclFor1.1, whole genome shotgun sequence DNA encodes the following proteins:
- the LOC108924884 gene encoding EF-hand domain-containing protein D2-like, translating into MASDELSSKLNRRLHIGQEPAAAAAAAAGSGMPAEDGAGKAAAASDGIGAGGGGPGSGELPRRTMRVFNPYNEFKEFSRKQIKDMERMFKQYDAGKDNFIDLMELKLMMEKLGAPQTHIGLKNMIKEVDEDFDGKLSFREFLLIFRKAAAGELAEDSGLHALARLSEIDVSTEGVKGAKTFFEAKVQAMSESSRFEAEIRQEQEEKKRQAEERKQRQAAFRELQSAFQ; encoded by the exons ATGGCCTCTGATGAGCTGTCATCGAAGCTGAACCGGCGGCTCCACATCGGACAGgagccggcggcggcggcggcggcggcggcggggagCGGGATGCCGGCGGAGGACGGAGCCGGAAAGGCGGCCGCTGCGAGCGACGGGATCGGCGCCGGGGGAGGAGGACCGGGGTCGGGAGAGCTTCCGCGGCGCACCATGAGGGTGTTCAACCCCTACAACGAGTTCAAGGAGTTCTCCAGGAAGCAGATCAAGGACATGGAGAGGATGTTCAAACA gTACGATGCAGGGAAGGACAATTTCATTGATCTTATGGAGCTGAAGCTGATGATGGAGAAGTTGGGGGCCCCGCAAACTCACATAGGCCTGAAGAACATGATAAAGGAGGTGGACGAGGATTTTGATGGCAAGCTCAGCTTCCGGGAG tttttgctgatttttcGCAAGGCGGCGGCTGGGGAGTTGGCTGAGGACAGTGGGCTGCACGCCTTGGCGCGCCTCTCAGAAATCGACGTTTCCACAGAGGGCGTCAAGGGAGCCAAGACCTTCTTTGAGGCAAAG GTCCAGGCCATGAGCGAGTCGAGCCGCTTTGAGGCTGAGATCCgccaggagcaggaggagaagaagaggcaGGCGGAGGAGAGGAAGCAGAGGCAGGCCGCCTTCAGGGAGCTGCAGTCAGCCTTCCAGTGA